One genomic region from Kwoniella dejecticola CBS 10117 chromosome 1, complete sequence encodes:
- a CDS encoding 40S ribosomal protein eS12, giving the protein MSDAGSETASNPPVEVEAGEVEVADKSGPLSVEDALQQVIKTALVHDGLARGLRECAKALDKREAHLCVLVETVTEAEYLKLIEALCAEHSIQLIKVSDAKVLGQWAGLAKIDREGKPRKVVGCSCVVITNYGQDSPALQVLLDCE; this is encoded by the exons ATGTCTGACGCTGGATCTGAAACCGCTTCCAACCCCCccgtcgaagtcgaagccgGAGAAGTCGAGGTTGCCGACAAATCCGGACCTCTCTCCGTCGAGGACGCCCTTCAACAAGTCATCAAGACCGCCCTTGTCCACGATGGATTGGCCAGAGGTCTCAGAGAGTGCGCCAAGGCTCTCGACAAGCGAGAGGCTCACTTGTGTGTCCTCGTAGAGACTGTCACTGAGG CCGAATACCTCAAGTTGATCGAGGCTCTCTGTGCCGAGCACTCCATCCAATTGATCAAGGTTTCTGACGCCAAGGTCCTCGGACAATGGGCCGGTCTCGCCAAGATCGACAGAGAAGGTAAACCCCGAAAGGTCGTCGGATGCTCTTGTGTCGTTATCACCAACTACGGACAAGACTCCCCCGCCCTCCAAGTCCTCCTCGACTGTGAGTAG